One segment of Oscillospiraceae bacterium MB08-C2-2 DNA contains the following:
- the rpsK gene encoding 30S ribosomal protein S11 yields the protein MAKATAKKATTRRRREKKNIERGAVHIQSTFNNTIVTITDTKGNALSWASAGGLGFRGSRKSTPFAAQTAAETAAKAAMEHGLKVVEVFVKGPGSGREAAIRALQAAGLEVNMIKDVTPIPHNGCRPPKRRRV from the coding sequence ATGGCAAAAGCAACTGCTAAAAAGGCTACCACCCGCCGCCGCCGCGAGAAAAAAAATATTGAGCGGGGCGCCGTGCATATTCAGTCCACTTTTAACAACACCATTGTTACCATTACCGATACTAAGGGCAATGCACTTTCCTGGGCAAGCGCCGGTGGCTTGGGCTTTAGAGGCTCTCGTAAGTCCACTCCTTTTGCTGCTCAGACTGCTGCTGAAACAGCCGCCAAGGCTGCTATGGAGCATGGCCTGAAAGTCGTTGAGGTCTTTGTTAAAGGCCCCGGTTCTGGTCGTGAAGCCGCAATCCGCGCCCTTCAGGCTGCTGGACTTGAGGTTAACATGATCAAGGATGTAACCCCCATCCCCCACAATGGTTGCCGCCCGCCCAAAAGACGGCGCGTATAA
- the rpsD gene encoding 30S ribosomal protein S4 yields the protein MAVNRDPIVKKCRALGISTAVLGYSKESRRNPGGQRRRKPSEYGLQLKEKQKAKFIYGVLEKQFRNTFEKAAKMQGMTGENLLVLLERRLDNVAFLMGFGETRRQARQLVGHGHILVNGKRVNVASYRVKVGDVIGVKSSAKATELWKGFAENAKTFPAWLSGTTAGFEGKVERFPTREDIDIPVNETLIVELYSK from the coding sequence ATGGCAGTAAACAGAGATCCGATTGTTAAAAAGTGCAGGGCGCTGGGAATCAGCACCGCTGTATTGGGCTATAGCAAGGAGTCCCGCCGTAATCCCGGCGGTCAGCGCCGCCGCAAGCCCAGTGAATATGGCCTGCAGCTCAAAGAGAAGCAGAAAGCCAAGTTCATCTACGGAGTTTTGGAAAAACAGTTCCGCAATACCTTTGAAAAGGCAGCTAAGATGCAGGGCATGACCGGTGAAAACCTGCTGGTGCTTCTCGAGAGACGCCTTGATAACGTAGCCTTTTTGATGGGCTTCGGTGAAACCAGAAGACAGGCTCGCCAGTTGGTTGGCCATGGTCATATTCTGGTAAACGGCAAGCGCGTAAACGTTGCCTCCTATCGTGTGAAGGTGGGCGATGTGATTGGTGTCAAATCCTCTGCTAAGGCTACTGAGCTTTGGAAGGGCTTTGCTGAAAACGCTAAGACTTTCCCTGCTTGGCTGAGCGGAACCACCGCTGGCTTTGAAGGCAAGGTTGAGCGCTTCCCCACTCGTGAAGATATCGATATTCCTGTGAATGAGACTCTTATCGTTGAGCTTTACAGCAAGTAA
- a CDS encoding DNA-directed RNA polymerase subunit alpha, which produces MVKIIEPKIETAELKPDGTYGKFIGEPLDRGFGTTLGNSLRRVLLSSLPGVAVISVKIDGIQHEFSTIPGVKEDVTEIILNIKGLTAKLYTDEPKTVRIEAEGECEVTAGSIEVDAEVEILEPGMHIATLGAGAKLSMEITLKKGQGYVSAERNKQLELEKAPIGTIPVDSIYTPVLKVNYMVENTRVEQITDYDKLTLEVWTDGTISAKEAVSLAAKILNRQLNHFVDLSDEVSSTEILEKKEENGKEKALEMTIEELDLSVRAFNCLKRAGVNTVNDLINKSPDEMMKVRNLGKKSLEEVISKLESLGFTLSSEEE; this is translated from the coding sequence TTGGTAAAAATTATCGAACCGAAGATTGAAACGGCTGAGCTGAAACCCGATGGCACTTATGGCAAATTTATCGGCGAACCGCTCGATCGCGGCTTTGGTACAACGTTGGGCAACAGTCTGAGACGCGTGCTGCTCTCCTCCCTTCCCGGTGTTGCTGTAATTTCAGTTAAAATTGATGGTATTCAGCATGAATTTTCCACCATCCCCGGAGTCAAAGAGGATGTTACTGAGATTATTCTCAACATTAAAGGGCTGACTGCCAAGCTTTATACCGATGAGCCTAAGACGGTGCGAATCGAAGCCGAAGGCGAATGTGAAGTGACGGCCGGCTCCATTGAGGTGGATGCCGAGGTGGAGATTCTGGAGCCCGGGATGCACATTGCAACCCTTGGCGCTGGAGCTAAGCTTTCCATGGAAATTACACTCAAAAAGGGTCAGGGCTATGTTTCGGCCGAGCGCAATAAGCAGCTTGAGCTGGAGAAGGCTCCCATCGGCACCATTCCGGTGGATAGCATTTACACCCCGGTTCTTAAAGTGAACTACATGGTGGAAAATACCCGCGTGGAACAGATTACCGACTACGATAAGCTGACTCTTGAAGTCTGGACCGATGGAACAATCTCCGCTAAGGAGGCCGTCAGTCTGGCTGCCAAGATTCTCAATAGACAACTCAACCACTTTGTGGATTTATCCGATGAAGTGAGTTCTACCGAAATTCTTGAAAAGAAAGAGGAGAACGGCAAGGAAAAAGCCCTTGAGATGACCATTGAGGAACTTGACCTGTCTGTCCGCGCCTTTAACTGCCTCAAGCGTGCCGGGGTCAACACTGTCAACGATTTGATCAACAAATCTCCTGACGAAATGATGAAAGTGCGCAATTTGGGCAAAAAATCGCTGGAAGAGGTTATCAGCAAGCTGGAATCTCTTGGATTTACCCTTAGCAGCGAAGAAGAATGA
- the rplQ gene encoding 50S ribosomal protein L17, whose product MPGTRKLGRATDHRKAMLRAMVTYLLENGKIETTVTRAKEVRSMTEKMITTAKRNDLHSKRQVMSFITKEDVTKKLFDETAPKYADRQGGYCRIVKIGPRRGDAAEMAIIELV is encoded by the coding sequence ATGCCAGGTACCAGGAAACTCGGCAGAGCTACCGACCATAGAAAAGCTATGCTTCGGGCCATGGTGACCTATCTCCTTGAAAACGGGAAGATTGAGACCACGGTAACCCGTGCCAAAGAAGTTCGGTCGATGACAGAAAAAATGATTACCACTGCCAAGCGGAATGACCTCCACTCCAAGCGTCAGGTAATGTCCTTCATCACCAAGGAGGATGTAACTAAAAAGCTGTTTGATGAAACGGCTCCCAAGTATGCCGACCGTCAGGGTGGCTACTGCCGTATTGTCAAGATTGGACCGCGCCGCGGTGACGCTGCAGAGATGGCAATCATCGAGCTGGTATAA
- a CDS encoding peptide ABC transporter substrate-binding protein — MIRLRKLAAAIACCFLLAIFLTGCASNGADSIFRYDLDQEVTNLDPQFATEDAAHTVIYNIYEGLFRQLPDGSLAYGAALSHTLSEDQLTYTFQLNPQAVWADGTALTANDFVFALRRLFSPSSPSPYAQNYLSIEGAEEILAGKLTQQQLGVSALDSHTLEIRLRSPSPFFLEYLSNSAAMPCQETFFQQSKGRYGLEKAFIMGNGPFTLERWATAKPLQLRKNAGFQSQLPVTAGGINLYVGRTDPVAQFLSGQSDLITLDAQALSRLSNKNAAVTPVEKTVWCLVFNQNVEGYSNTLIRQGFAQGMDRSAFTPYFTTEQTSTSLFLPASIGLGGKSYRSLTTVSSPMPFNSQRSSYLFELGLETAGLDKLPKSILFVPDSGSHSMILGMAQQSWQKNLSAYINVKNLPANQLWQRYETGNYQILLLPFSSNSSEPKGFLGQFASDSPKNFSGYQNPLYDLALSNAFHANTLEEAVKYYRQCELMLLSDGVIIPLYSETSYQAYAEGVSGIEAFPFGGKIYFAQGTKK; from the coding sequence TTGATTCGTTTGCGCAAATTGGCCGCTGCCATAGCCTGCTGTTTTTTGCTGGCAATCTTCTTGACCGGCTGTGCCTCCAACGGGGCCGACAGCATTTTTCGGTATGATCTGGATCAGGAGGTTACCAATCTCGATCCCCAATTTGCCACAGAGGATGCGGCCCATACTGTAATTTATAACATCTACGAAGGCCTGTTTCGGCAGCTGCCCGATGGTTCGCTTGCCTATGGTGCGGCTCTCAGCCATACTCTTTCAGAGGATCAGCTTACCTATACCTTTCAGCTGAACCCACAGGCAGTGTGGGCCGATGGCACAGCCTTGACTGCCAATGACTTTGTTTTTGCACTGCGGCGGCTGTTCAGCCCCTCTTCCCCTTCCCCCTATGCCCAGAACTACCTTTCTATCGAGGGAGCCGAGGAAATTCTTGCTGGCAAACTGACCCAACAGCAGCTGGGAGTCTCTGCTTTAGATAGCCACACCCTTGAAATCCGTCTGCGCTCTCCCAGTCCCTTTTTTCTGGAATATCTGAGCAACAGTGCTGCCATGCCTTGTCAGGAGACCTTTTTCCAGCAGTCTAAAGGGCGTTATGGCCTTGAAAAAGCTTTTATAATGGGTAATGGCCCCTTTACGTTAGAGCGGTGGGCTACAGCCAAGCCTTTACAGCTTCGAAAAAATGCAGGTTTTCAATCTCAGCTTCCCGTTACGGCAGGCGGCATCAATTTATATGTGGGACGCACAGACCCGGTGGCGCAGTTCCTTTCCGGTCAATCGGATTTGATCACCTTGGATGCGCAGGCACTCAGCAGACTTTCCAATAAAAATGCTGCCGTTACTCCGGTGGAAAAAACTGTGTGGTGTCTGGTCTTTAACCAGAATGTGGAGGGCTACAGCAACACTTTGATTCGGCAAGGCTTTGCTCAGGGAATGGATCGCTCGGCTTTTACCCCTTATTTTACAACGGAGCAAACTTCCACCTCTCTGTTTTTGCCCGCCTCCATCGGCTTGGGAGGAAAATCCTATCGAAGTCTGACTACTGTCAGTTCACCAATGCCCTTTAACAGCCAGCGTAGCAGCTATCTTTTTGAGCTGGGGCTTGAAACGGCAGGGCTGGATAAGCTGCCAAAATCGATTCTTTTTGTCCCGGACAGTGGTTCCCACTCCATGATTTTAGGTATGGCACAGCAGTCGTGGCAGAAGAATCTTTCCGCTTATATTAATGTAAAAAACTTGCCTGCCAATCAGCTGTGGCAGCGTTATGAAACCGGAAATTATCAGATTCTGCTGCTTCCCTTTTCTTCAAATTCCTCTGAACCTAAGGGCTTTCTGGGGCAGTTCGCCTCAGATTCCCCCAAAAACTTTTCTGGCTATCAAAACCCTTTGTATGACTTAGCTTTGAGCAACGCTTTTCATGCAAACACCTTGGAAGAAGCGGTTAAGTATTACCGCCAATGTGAGCTGATGCTGCTCTCGGATGGCGTTATCATTCCTCTTTACAGCGAAACCTCTTATCAGGCTTATGCCGAGGGCGTTTCCGGCATCGAGGCCTTTCCCTTTGGTGGAAAGATCTATTTTGCACAAGGGACAAAGAAGTAG
- a CDS encoding NUDIX hydrolase → MSASQKVLSTRRIYEGKIIGVREDTVLLENQRATTREVVEHNGGVGILAIGPRDTLLMVRQHRTGAGKALLEIPAGKRDKDEAPMTCGIRELEEETGYKAEVFMPMGYLYPTPAYCEEVIYLFYAKNLIKTAQHLDENEFLEVEEIPFSQALEMVLNGEITDAKSQIAILKYHELNRRGMA, encoded by the coding sequence ATGTCAGCATCCCAAAAGGTTCTTTCAACCCGGCGCATTTATGAGGGAAAGATCATCGGCGTCCGGGAAGATACAGTTCTGCTGGAAAATCAGCGCGCCACAACCCGGGAGGTTGTGGAACATAATGGCGGTGTGGGTATTTTGGCTATAGGCCCACGGGATACCCTGCTGATGGTTCGCCAGCATCGCACCGGTGCCGGCAAGGCTCTGCTGGAAATACCCGCCGGCAAGCGGGATAAGGACGAGGCCCCCATGACCTGCGGCATCCGAGAGCTGGAAGAGGAAACCGGTTATAAGGCAGAGGTTTTTATGCCCATGGGGTATCTCTACCCCACCCCGGCTTACTGTGAAGAAGTGATTTACCTGTTCTATGCAAAGAACCTGATTAAAACGGCCCAGCATCTGGATGAAAACGAGTTTTTGGAGGTGGAGGAGATTCCCTTTTCACAAGCCTTGGAGATGGTTTTGAATGGAGAAATCACCGACGCCAAAAGCCAGATTGCCATTTTAAAATACCACGAGCTCAACCGCCGTGGTATGGCCTGA
- a CDS encoding M14 family metallocarboxypeptidase, producing MYEDFFSSPPTWHRLCRAIEDLKESHKSLKVFPIGKSVLGRDITALSVGNPMNAVLFVGSTHGMEWITTLLLLKFCEKLLQSLEKGGELAEINVAKALRQRSLVIVPCLNPDGVEISLTGSQSAGELADFVESISGGDTLPWQANSRGVDINHNFDAGWTVLQEMERADGITGPAPTRFGGEHPNSEPETQAITTFCMTYQPRSLYSFHSQGEEIYYRYGDRTPCRSQMMGQILASSCGYTLTSPAGLASHGGLKDWFIQTFARPGFTIEVGKGKNPLPIEDFRPLYSRLEEMLMIATLL from the coding sequence ATGTACGAGGATTTTTTCAGCAGTCCACCTACATGGCACAGACTATGCAGGGCTATTGAAGATTTAAAGGAATCCCACAAAAGCCTGAAAGTATTTCCCATAGGGAAATCTGTGCTGGGGCGGGATATTACAGCCCTTTCGGTGGGTAACCCCATGAATGCAGTGCTGTTTGTCGGTTCCACTCACGGTATGGAATGGATTACCACCCTGCTTCTTCTGAAATTCTGTGAAAAGCTGCTCCAAAGCCTAGAAAAAGGCGGCGAGCTGGCTGAAATTAATGTAGCGAAAGCACTGCGCCAGCGGTCATTGGTGATTGTGCCCTGCCTGAATCCCGATGGGGTGGAAATCTCCCTCACCGGTTCACAAAGTGCCGGTGAACTGGCGGATTTTGTGGAAAGCATCTCAGGAGGGGATACTCTCCCTTGGCAGGCAAACAGCAGGGGTGTGGATATCAACCACAATTTTGATGCAGGCTGGACTGTTTTGCAGGAAATGGAGCGGGCGGATGGCATTACCGGCCCAGCACCCACACGCTTTGGCGGTGAGCACCCCAACAGCGAGCCGGAAACCCAGGCCATTACCACCTTTTGCATGACCTATCAGCCACGCTCCCTGTATTCTTTCCATTCCCAAGGGGAGGAAATTTATTACCGCTATGGGGATAGAACCCCCTGTCGAAGCCAGATGATGGGCCAGATTTTGGCCAGCTCCTGCGGATATACCCTCACCTCACCAGCAGGGCTTGCCTCCCATGGAGGGCTGAAAGATTGGTTTATCCAGACCTTTGCCCGCCCGGGCTTTACCATCGAGGTCGGAAAAGGGAAGAACCCTCTGCCGATCGAGGACTTCCGACCTCTTTACAGCCGCTTGGAAGAAATGCTGATGATTGCTACTCTCTTATAA
- the ruvX gene encoding Holliday junction resolvase RuvX gives MKILAVDLGDARTGLACCDRTEFLASPIGVIHDRNPESTLQKVAAAVVEYDAGMVIVGYPKNMNNTVGERAQKCEAFAKALGALVEVPVELWDERSTTVAAHGILNTTDTRGKKRKAVVDAVAATLILENYLEYRKNFPRS, from the coding sequence ATGAAGATACTGGCTGTTGATCTGGGGGATGCCCGCACCGGTCTTGCCTGCTGTGACCGTACAGAATTTTTAGCCTCCCCCATCGGAGTTATTCACGACCGCAACCCGGAAAGCACCTTGCAAAAGGTGGCGGCCGCTGTGGTGGAATACGATGCGGGGATGGTTATTGTGGGATACCCCAAGAACATGAACAACACAGTGGGTGAGCGAGCCCAAAAGTGCGAAGCCTTCGCTAAGGCTCTGGGCGCTCTGGTAGAGGTTCCTGTGGAGCTTTGGGACGAAAGAAGCACCACTGTGGCTGCCCATGGCATTCTGAACACCACCGATACCCGGGGCAAAAAACGTAAGGCTGTCGTGGATGCAGTGGCCGCTACCTTGATTCTGGAGAATTATTTGGAGTATCGCAAGAACTTCCCCAGAAGCTAA
- a CDS encoding histidine phosphatase family protein → MTKLYLIRHAQAQGNLENRFQGLTDRDLTPLGHQQIGRLAERFRDVPLNAVYTSPLKRTQGTAAGVVRYNGLTPAVEPGIIEINGGIFEDMLIDDLCTKEPYMSFFRLYRENPGEFQGADGGESFYQVHDRMAQAVDAIAAAHPNQEVAVVSHGCAIRCYLTYAAGLEVPDYLQIPPLDNTAVSCVIYQDDGTISVEYMNDSSHLPEEEKSLASSVLRPFREVSCK, encoded by the coding sequence ATGACCAAGTTGTATCTCATCCGCCACGCACAAGCTCAGGGGAATCTTGAAAATCGCTTTCAGGGGCTTACTGACCGGGATCTCACGCCCCTTGGCCACCAGCAAATAGGACGTTTGGCTGAGCGTTTTCGGGATGTTCCGCTAAACGCTGTATACACCAGCCCTCTCAAACGTACCCAAGGAACCGCCGCCGGAGTGGTCCGTTACAATGGCTTGACTCCTGCTGTGGAACCGGGCATCATTGAAATTAACGGTGGTATATTTGAAGATATGCTTATTGATGACCTTTGCACCAAGGAGCCTTATATGAGCTTTTTCCGCCTCTACCGGGAAAATCCGGGCGAATTTCAAGGAGCCGATGGCGGGGAATCCTTCTATCAGGTTCATGACCGTATGGCACAGGCTGTGGATGCCATTGCCGCCGCTCACCCCAATCAGGAGGTTGCTGTGGTTTCTCATGGGTGTGCTATTCGCTGTTATCTAACCTATGCCGCCGGCTTGGAGGTTCCCGATTATCTGCAAATTCCCCCGCTTGATAACACGGCTGTTTCCTGCGTCATCTACCAGGATGACGGCACAATCTCTGTGGAATACATGAACGATTCCTCCCACCTGCCGGAGGAAGAAAAATCTTTGGCCAGCTCTGTGCTGCGCCCATTCCGGGAGGTAAGCTGCAAATGA
- a CDS encoding QueT transporter family protein — MEKNKTRQMAVSAMIGALYTVLCLGFAPFSFGAVQVRLAEALTLLPIFSPFAVVGVTLGCAVSNLVGAMTGANILGLWDIPLGTLATFLAGICTWKLRNVRLSTRFGSIPWLAPLPPVLFNALIIGAELTVMMTSGSWNTGIFLINALQVGIGQIVSCYAVGLPFAVVLDRTGVARRCFGPIEHKAG; from the coding sequence ATGGAAAAAAACAAAACCCGGCAAATGGCGGTCAGCGCCATGATCGGGGCGCTCTACACTGTTCTGTGCCTTGGCTTTGCCCCTTTTAGCTTTGGTGCTGTGCAGGTTCGTCTGGCGGAGGCACTCACACTTCTGCCCATTTTTTCTCCCTTTGCAGTGGTCGGTGTAACCCTTGGGTGCGCCGTTTCCAATCTGGTGGGAGCCATGACAGGAGCCAACATCCTTGGCCTTTGGGATATCCCCTTGGGTACGCTGGCAACCTTTCTGGCGGGCATCTGCACTTGGAAGCTGCGGAACGTGCGGCTCAGTACCCGCTTTGGGAGCATTCCATGGCTGGCACCTCTGCCCCCGGTGCTGTTCAACGCACTGATCATTGGAGCCGAGCTAACGGTCATGATGACCAGCGGCAGTTGGAACACCGGCATATTCCTGATCAATGCTTTGCAGGTGGGAATCGGCCAGATTGTTTCGTGCTATGCGGTGGGCCTGCCCTTTGCTGTAGTTCTTGACCGCACCGGGGTAGCCAGACGATGCTTCGGCCCAATCGAGCATAAGGCCGGATAA
- a CDS encoding AEC family transporter — MELALVLAQQVAIMFLLISVGIVCERKGIITLEAAKNFCNFLLIVIIPLLSIKSLHRDKEPELMQGFWVAFGFSVVFHIVAIVIATLAIPKREDVQYRAERLATVFSNCGFIGFPLVTAALGAEGLFYAAAFNGVFVLLSWSYSSSVLSGKTTLNFKKLLWNPGVIGFAVGMLLFFTGLRLPAIPEAVMENLYVVNAPLSMVITGVILSRIKLRETLTDWRIYRAALLRVLVIPLTVIGLAWALGIGKWSSSARIAILASVICCSCGSGISCILMPARFGGDSETGAKIVGVSTTMTLVTLPLIILLTDAIL; from the coding sequence TTGGAACTGGCGCTGGTTCTGGCTCAGCAGGTTGCGATTATGTTTTTGCTTATTTCGGTGGGAATTGTATGCGAACGAAAAGGTATTATTACCTTAGAAGCCGCTAAAAACTTTTGCAATTTTCTGCTGATTGTTATTATTCCTTTGCTTTCCATAAAATCTCTCCACCGTGATAAAGAGCCTGAATTGATGCAGGGCTTCTGGGTTGCCTTCGGGTTTTCTGTGGTATTCCACATCGTTGCCATTGTTATCGCAACGCTTGCGATTCCCAAGCGGGAGGATGTTCAATACAGGGCCGAGCGTTTGGCCACAGTTTTTTCCAATTGCGGGTTTATCGGCTTTCCTCTTGTCACCGCCGCCCTTGGTGCAGAGGGCCTTTTTTATGCCGCTGCCTTCAATGGCGTTTTTGTTCTTTTGAGCTGGTCCTATTCTTCTTCCGTTCTTTCCGGAAAAACCACGCTGAATTTCAAAAAACTATTATGGAACCCCGGCGTGATCGGTTTTGCAGTGGGAATGCTGCTGTTTTTTACCGGCCTGCGGCTGCCTGCAATTCCCGAGGCTGTTATGGAAAACCTTTATGTTGTGAATGCGCCTCTTTCCATGGTGATTACCGGCGTGATTTTATCTCGGATCAAGCTGCGGGAAACACTCACAGACTGGCGGATCTATCGGGCAGCATTGCTGCGTGTTCTGGTGATTCCGTTGACAGTTATCGGCCTTGCATGGGCTCTGGGAATAGGCAAATGGTCCTCTTCGGCAAGAATTGCCATTCTGGCCTCGGTGATTTGCTGCTCCTGCGGCAGCGGGATTTCCTGCATTCTGATGCCGGCCCGCTTTGGAGGCGACAGTGAAACCGGTGCTAAAATTGTGGGGGTTTCCACCACCATGACCTTGGTAACTCTGCCTTTGATCATCCTGCTGACCGACGCTATTCTCTAG
- a CDS encoding ATP-dependent RecD-like DNA helicase, with amino-acid sequence MEPKLEKITGTVEEIIFTNEENGFTVCLLSDGREMITVVGEMPGVAAGEQLTVTGRYTAHPTYGTRFKAELYERELPATSAAILKYLSSGSIKGIGPAMARRIVDAFGLDSLRILEQDPERLSTIKGITLKKAQEISQEYKHLFGIRSVMVSLAQYGLEPSIAIKAWKQWGTMAVDIIQENPYELCCEAVGLGFEQADDLAITLGTQPESGRRIQAGLEHVLRHNLTNGHTCLPLDKLIATAVHLLEVPDYLVEEAVERSSEDNSLITDTLEGKRFVYLPELYEAETYAAGRIGMMLITAGPPGKKTYENQLNLLEEKLGIHYARLQRQAVQMALQNPAFILTGGPGTGKTTTLNAIITLLEEAGEKVALAAPTGRAAKRMSEVTGREAKTIHRLLEVDFRDQEGKSQFKRNEKNPLRHDAIILDEVSMVDTLLFASLLKAMRLSCRLILVGDPDQLPSVGAGNILRDLIASDTIPTVHLDEIFRQAQKSVIVENAHSIVRGEMPNLAARDADFFFLARSSYDQSAQTVVELCASRLPKAYGFSPADIQVVVPSRVGGLGTVELNRLLQRQLNPHDPLKGEQLFGSTLFREQDKVMQVRNNYDIPWKRDDGEEGAGIFNGDIGSIELVDRPSQTLLIRFEDRVATYSFEMAHELEHAWAITVHKSQGSEFEAVVMPLMSYHPRLYYRNILYTAVSRAKKIMVLLGQAQTVEKMVANHKKVLRYTNLASFLQESAFNSAHALSEEL; translated from the coding sequence GTGGAGCCAAAGCTGGAAAAAATCACCGGCACCGTGGAAGAAATCATCTTTACCAACGAAGAAAATGGCTTCACTGTCTGCCTGCTCAGTGATGGCCGGGAGATGATTACCGTTGTGGGTGAAATGCCGGGTGTTGCTGCCGGGGAACAGCTGACCGTAACCGGCCGCTACACCGCCCATCCCACCTATGGCACCCGTTTTAAGGCGGAGCTTTACGAGCGGGAGCTTCCGGCTACTTCCGCCGCCATCCTGAAATATCTTTCCTCCGGTTCCATTAAGGGCATCGGCCCTGCCATGGCCCGGCGCATTGTGGATGCCTTCGGCTTGGATTCTCTGCGCATTTTGGAGCAGGACCCGGAGCGGCTGAGCACTATTAAAGGCATCACTCTCAAAAAAGCGCAGGAGATATCCCAAGAATATAAGCACCTGTTTGGCATCCGGTCGGTGATGGTTTCGCTGGCTCAGTATGGCCTTGAACCCTCCATTGCCATTAAGGCATGGAAGCAGTGGGGCACCATGGCAGTGGATATCATACAGGAAAACCCCTATGAGCTGTGCTGTGAGGCGGTGGGCCTTGGTTTTGAGCAGGCTGATGATCTTGCCATTACCCTTGGCACCCAGCCGGAAAGCGGCCGGCGGATTCAGGCTGGTTTGGAGCATGTTCTGCGCCATAACCTGACCAACGGGCATACCTGCCTGCCGTTGGACAAGCTGATTGCAACCGCTGTCCATCTGCTGGAGGTGCCCGATTATCTGGTGGAAGAGGCTGTGGAACGCAGCTCTGAGGATAACAGCCTGATTACCGATACGCTGGAGGGCAAGCGTTTTGTTTATCTGCCTGAGCTTTATGAGGCAGAAACCTATGCCGCCGGGCGTATTGGTATGATGCTCATTACAGCGGGCCCGCCCGGAAAAAAAACCTACGAAAACCAGCTCAACCTTTTGGAGGAAAAGCTGGGCATTCATTATGCCCGGCTCCAGCGTCAGGCGGTGCAGATGGCCCTGCAAAACCCGGCTTTTATCCTGACCGGCGGGCCGGGTACCGGTAAAACCACCACCCTCAACGCTATTATCACGTTGTTGGAGGAAGCGGGGGAAAAGGTAGCGCTGGCGGCTCCTACCGGCCGTGCGGCTAAGCGGATGAGCGAAGTTACCGGACGGGAGGCCAAAACCATTCACCGACTGTTGGAGGTGGATTTCCGGGATCAGGAGGGCAAAAGCCAGTTCAAACGCAACGAGAAAAATCCTCTCCGCCACGATGCCATTATTTTGGATGAGGTTTCCATGGTGGATACCCTGCTTTTTGCCTCTTTGCTCAAGGCCATGCGCCTGAGCTGCCGCCTAATTCTGGTGGGTGACCCAGATCAGCTCCCCTCTGTGGGGGCGGGCAATATTTTGCGGGATTTGATCGCTTCGGATACCATCCCCACAGTTCATTTGGATGAGATTTTCCGGCAGGCTCAGAAAAGCGTGATAGTAGAGAACGCCCACAGCATTGTCCGGGGGGAGATGCCCAATCTGGCGGCAAGGGATGCGGATTTCTTTTTCCTGGCCCGCAGCAGCTATGATCAATCCGCCCAGACCGTGGTGGAGCTTTGTGCCAGCCGTCTGCCTAAGGCATATGGCTTTTCTCCGGCGGATATTCAGGTGGTGGTTCCCAGCCGGGTGGGCGGCCTCGGAACGGTGGAGCTTAACCGTTTGCTCCAGCGCCAGCTGAACCCTCACGATCCCCTCAAGGGGGAGCAGCTTTTCGGAAGCACCCTGTTCCGTGAACAGGATAAGGTGATGCAGGTGCGCAACAACTACGACATTCCATGGAAGCGGGATGACGGCGAGGAAGGCGCTGGTATCTTCAATGGGGATATCGGCAGCATTGAGCTGGTGGATCGCCCCAGTCAAACCCTGCTGATCCGCTTTGAGGATCGTGTGGCCACCTACAGCTTCGAAATGGCCCATGAGCTGGAGCATGCTTGGGCGATTACCGTGCACAAAAGCCAAGGGAGTGAGTTTGAGGCGGTGGTCATGCCGCTGATGAGCTATCATCCACGGCTTTATTACCGCAACATCCTTTATACAGCGGTTTCCCGGGCAAAAAAGATCATGGTTTTGCTGGGGCAGGCTCAAACTGTGGAGAAAATGGTTGCCAACCATAAAAAGGTGCTGCGCTATACCAATTTGGCTTCTTTTTTACAGGAGAGTGCTTTTAATTCTGCACACGCTCTGTCGGAGGAGCTGTAA